taactctgcCTGTGGTAAGTGTGACTGGGCTGGAGGAGATTTGGGGTAAATCTTCAATAAAAGCAGTAGTGttgtgctgcattatgggtaatactGACAAGTTCCTTACTGTTATAGGAATGTGTCAGTGCCCCTttaaaatagaatagaaatggtaATTTATAGAATACTAAAAATTTAAGgtgaataaaatatttctttaggTAATAAATGGAACTGAATCTACTTTGATGTTTAATTCTCTGAACTTGTTGACTGCAGGGTCCCCCAAGATCatccagtcttcaggctcccatcATGCTGCTTTCTGGTCATGAAGGAGAAGTTTATTGCTGCAAATTTCATCCCAATGGTGTAACTTTGTCTTCTGCAGGATTTGACAGACTTATCTGTAAGCAACTTTCACTTGTTTTATACGCTTTGTATTTTGCAGCTGTTTGACTTAGTAGCAGATGTTGTTTTTCATCTGTAGAATCACACAATTAATTGGCCATCTATACGTTACTAATTAAGGATTAATCTGCACCTCCTGTAATTTTGTTATGCTTTTTAGCTCCTTTTTAGCACATTATCACACTATACAAGCTGTAACATTAATTATGAATGTTACAACTGATCAGATTAAGAAAGTTATGCAggtatgtgttattttattttttcttttcttgtaatATTTAATCAAATTAAATAAGCTACCATGTTTTGGCAGGTTTGCCCAGCAGGTAACTTATTCTATTAAACAAAGCAAGTAAATTTAGCAGCACACATGAACTTCTTTGTAGGTATTTAACTGATTTGCAAGAAAACTGACACCGTCTGAATCTGGAATTTACAAGGAATATGAAACCATTTAAACTTTAGTTTTATGCTGCATTGTACATTAATAACAATTAGAATTTGAATCCAAAAATGAAGCTATGTATTTTACCCTTAAATTGTGAAGTTATTGAGTGAGTTTATTTTGACTTGCCTTGTAGTGCTATGGAATGTATATGGCGACTGTGACAATTATGCAACTTTGAAAGGACATAGTGGAGCAGTGATGGAGCTTCATTACAATACAGACGGGAGGTAGGTAATTGTCTGGTCTGGGGCTTATGTAGTCATTTTTGTTTTACGGGTACTGAAAACTATCCTGTGTATTACACATTGGTGGTACTAAATTATGCATACTAATTTCTGTAAAATTGCAAAGACCAGGATGCCAGACACTGTAATATCTTTGGTTTATGCCTGATTTTCCTTAAATGTGTCAGTGCTGTTCTAAATAGGATTTTAGTTAATATAGCTATCCTTGCAATACTTGCCATTAATAGTGATTTTCAAGCCTTTTCCACTACTTTATTCTATAGCAAGTGGAGAAAGTTTAAGAAATACAAGCCAGTACGGCAGAAAAAGCCATGTTTGCATCTTGAAAAATGTTCTACaggctatgtaataaaaaaaaactcttaaaggGATGTTTAGTTTTAATTGTGACTTGTTCAACTGTACTTTGTAAAATCAGCATATCTTCAGTTCAGATTCTTtgattatctttttttattaaatggatCCTGAATGTAATCATGTACATGCTCCTCTAGTTCTGTCTCATCCAGGGGTGGAGGGGAATTACTTATAGAGAatgtagttttgttttttttgtttttttttatcagagtAAGGCATTCAGTGGGCATATATGTAATGGTCAAAACATTTTACCCTCTAAAACGAAAACGGTGTTATTCTACCAGTAAGGACACGGTGCTAGTAACAGAGTGTTGAAACTGATACACTACATAAAAGTATTTTATCAGTGATTTGACATTGGATTGGGTTCTGTTTGGCAAGGGAATCATTATATATGTTCCAGTCAGTAAACTCTGGTATATTGAGCaattaatttggaattttctgctTTCTTAGGAATGCATGCATCAGGCCATTTCGAAGCTTACTGCAGTGCACTTGCTATTTTTATACCAGTGACATGATAGCTTCATGTTACCTTCTACCACAGAGAAGTAGGCAGCTGTAATACGTACTAAGCTTAAATTTCAAGGAAAACtgtgtttttcatgttttaaatTGATATGTTGATAACAGAGTCCCTACATTTTCTTTCAGTCTGCTATTCTCTGCATCAACTGATAAAACTGTTGCTATTTGGGACTGTGAAACAGGCGAAAGAGTAAAGAGGTTAAAGGGACATACATCATTTGTAAATTCATGTTACCCGGCAAGGAGGGGACCGCAGTTAATATGCACAGGGAGTGATGATGGCACAGTAAAGGTTGGTAATATTTATGATCTGTTGATGTTTGGGTAATCCTTGTTAATtggttataaatatataataatggggaagaaaaggaaataaaCAAGTAGGAAAGGTGAATAACTACCAGAATGCATAACTGTGCTAATTGTTATCTTATAGCTGTGGGACTTCAGGAAAAAGGCTGCAGTACAGACCTTCCAAAATACATACCAGGTACTATCTGTCACATTCAATGACACCAGTGACCAGATCATCTCAGGAGGCATTGACAATGACATCAAGGCAAGTAAACACAAAGGTGATTAGCACTTACTTGCTAAAGCAGTGCTGACCAGACCAAGCATATTTAGGAATTGCATGTAAAGAAGCAGCAAGTATTCTGGCATAGCCCTGTATACTGCAAACATTGTTTCATTTTTACGAAGTGATATGTTATAGGACCAGCCATGAAATGAGGCAGTTTTCAGATCTTATCTTTTGCCAATATCAGCTCTGTCATGTAAAGTTTGCTTCATGTTATTGAATTACAGCATGGTTCATAAAAGTGAAAAGGGTTGTTATAAAATGtcgttttttggggggtttttttgtttgtttttaggtatgggacctgcgACAGAACAAGCTTATGTACACAATGAGAGGTCATGGTGACTCTGTGACAGGGCTTAGCCTTAGTTCTGAGGGCTCCTATCTTCTGTCCAATGCTATGGACAACACAGGTGAGTATTCTTATGCCCTTTTAAAATCACAAGACAAAACACACATGGAGGTGTTGCTGAATTGATTCAATAGCCAGTGAGTTTACTTCTTTGTTCTATTTTGCAGTACGTGTTTGGGATGTTCGTCCTTTTGCCCCAAAAGAGAGATGTGTGAAGATATTTCAAGGAAATGTGCACAATTTTGAAAAGGTCTGTATTTTGCAATATATCCAGATATATAACGTTTTTCTTTTCGATTCTTTGTATTGGGGAAAAATAGATGCCACTTCATATGGATTAGTTCCTTATCGCAATAGCTCACATTGAAGGACCTTGCACCTTCCCCTACCTAATTCAGATGAtcattacatatttatttttcaattaaaaaaaaaaaaaaaaaaaaaaaagtaatggtttaTATTCTTTCCTTAACAGAACCTGTTACGTTGCTCCTGGTCTGCTGATGGAAGCAAAATAGCTGCAGGATCAGCAGACAGGTATAACTGTTGTCTTTGGTTTAAATATTGCTTTGCCTCTGAGGTCTTTGTTTAATTTGcatagaatgtttatgtttatgttttttttttttttttattttattaagattTGTTTATGTTTGGGATACTACATCACGTCGAATTCTTTACAAACTTCCTGGTCATGCTGGGTCTGTAAATGAGGTAGCTTTTCACCCTGAGGAGCCAATTAGTAAGTCTCTCTTGTTAACTACTTTTCTCTTAATAAAACTTTCAAAGCAGAAAagatgcctttttttttaataagctttGTCATTTAACCGTtatttaaatacacaataaaacttAATGCCATATGATAGTGTGTGAGGGGCAGGGGTCATTTTATCCAAAGCTTTATTTGTATAGGTGTGATATCCCATAGTTATAAATTCATTTAGTCTTAGACTAAGAAATCCTTGTTGTCTTATGGTCATTTTTGTGAAAATTATGACGTATTGATTTATAAATTCTTTGCTAGTGCAATGTTTATTTAAGGAAAATTGTTTTATCTGTATTAGCTTAATTTGCTCTGATTTAATTGTAACCACCTTTTCTGTTTCAGTTCTTTCTGCCGCTAGTGACAAAAGATTGTATATGGGGGAGATCCAGTGATTCACCCAGTGCACACAGATCATGGAAAGCCCAAGCTTTTGACAAGCCCCACTTATCTTTAAAAAATCCTTTGGTTCTCAGAGACTTACAACAGTGTGTATGCTAGTCTGCTCTGGTttactggacttttttttttttaagacatggACTTCTGACATGCTTGTCTAAGACCTTCGGCATCCCTGTGCTAATATAAGCTCTTTCTGGGGCtttgtttctgattttttttttttttttttttttctgccccacTACCCTGGGTATCAAAAACCTATAGACATCCCTTATCACACCAATTTATTCATTGTGGCTTGATATGAACTCTGTATATcctgtgtgtttattttatatgataaactgttttttattatagttttgttgtttatttaaatCTAGAAAGAATATTCAACATATTCCGATAGATGCTGTCTCCTGTGTTGAGATTGTGTGTTTTGGTTAATACAGAtttttaccaattttttttatttgtatatacaggCACTGGGAGCATCAAGAGTAGACTATGGGTCTGGTTTTCAGTAAAGACCAGTGGTTATCTATAGGGATGcaacaaacccacttttttggctttggccgaacccaccctgagggattcTGCCAAaacccgaactgaatcctaattagcatatgctaattaggatcgggaagggttaaaagttggtgCGTGTGGCGAAAAAATTTTCCCTAAagaaatttaaccctttccgaatgctaattaggattcagttcggctgGGACCATGGATTTGGTATTAAGTTCCTTGGTAAACTTTCTACCATCTTTTTGTGTATGCTGCCAATATTTTAACTTCTTTATTATAATACCTTATAACTTAATGAGCTCAGTTGGTTTAGGGGGAAGTTTTGTGAGCATGTGTTCAGGGGGCATTAGATGAGTGCTGACAATCAGCAGTTAACAGGTAAGTTCTTTAGGTAATACAGTAGCATTAACGAGCGGATGTGTAATGTTTCCTCGCCCTTACTATAACCAAGCTTTTCCACTTTGCTGAATGGCTGTTGCCTAAAATGTGAATTTGATAACTTGAAAGctcctttttttccccaaaatgctaTGACTTTGAAAGGTGAAGCATCTATCCATGCATTTTTCTCCAACTCCATAATATAAGGGGCTCctccaaataaaaacattttgcttGGAATGGAATTCTAAGCCAATTTCCAATGAACATTAATTGAAGCTTTCCAATGGTTTTACCAGTTCTGTTCTTTCGTTCtgactcttaaaggacaaggaaaggctaagtcacttgggggtgccaaaatgttaggcacccccaagtgactttaattgcttaccttgtactccgggctggtgcccctgttaggagaaaaccgcaccagtccggggt
This sequence is a window from Xenopus tropicalis strain Nigerian chromosome 2, UCB_Xtro_10.0, whole genome shotgun sequence. Protein-coding genes within it:
- the snrnp40 gene encoding U5 small nuclear ribonucleoprotein 40 kDa protein; this translates as MIEQNKRKGMELVPVQAKKPRNELVVSGPPRSSSLQAPIMLLSGHEGEVYCCKFHPNGVTLSSAGFDRLILLWNVYGDCDNYATLKGHSGAVMELHYNTDGSLLFSASTDKTVAIWDCETGERVKRLKGHTSFVNSCYPARRGPQLICTGSDDGTVKLWDFRKKAAVQTFQNTYQVLSVTFNDTSDQIISGGIDNDIKVWDLRQNKLMYTMRGHGDSVTGLSLSSEGSYLLSNAMDNTVRVWDVRPFAPKERCVKIFQGNVHNFEKNLLRCSWSADGSKIAAGSADRFVYVWDTTSRRILYKLPGHAGSVNEVAFHPEEPIILSAASDKRLYMGEIQ